TATTATACACACAGAGGCTTTGTTGTTCAAGCCGTACTCGGTTGATTTAAGTGCGATTTAAAATCCTCCACggtataaaataacaaatatagtCACGTAGAAGATATGCACTCAAGTTATTAAAACATGATCAATTTAACCATAACTTTTGCTGTATTGACTTGTATTTTCTTGctatttttttcaaacattaaatCATTGAACCGCTGCAATATTACAATCAATTTAATTTATggtaaaatgaaatgtaattgttCTTTATCTGCAAGGCACCTTCCAGTTGATGCTGTATTTATGATAATAAAAgatgatttaattttttaaaaactaaatagctgtttaaaagcaaaagagtgcatttatttttttgtatttttaagcatttttgtatattttccaAAATAACTGGATGCTGTAACTGGGCTCCACGACTCACACATTTATAGACATTTAATCTTTTTATTAAAAGcactaaaacacattttgatttattgtctgaaacatttaaataaagtgcAAACAAGAGTTAATAAAGCTCTCCATCCATTCGCCACTATTGATTCACTGGATAATAAATCAATCTTCTGGCCTGCAGGTGTTGCTGCCTCGACGTGACTTCACTTCAGGATACGGCTTCCCTCTCCCGGTCCCCCCTGTGGCCGGGATGCAGAGCCGATGATGTTGGGAAAGAACAGATCAAGGAAGAGGGATGAGCGGAGGTCTGGAAGAGGCCACACAACCTTGGTGAAGACCAGGATGCTGCTTGTTCTCTCTGaaaccccccaaccccccccaccTGTAAAATATAGCCGACTCATCCTTGGAGGATGAATCCCCCAAAAACACCTTCTCAAACACGAATGTCCGTACGTCATCGTCACATGAGCCGCTCACACCGACGTTAGTGTCCGTGTGGCTGTGAGGAAGAGTCGGCGCATCATTtcggttaacccttgtgttgccttcgggtcattttgacccgattcaatatttaaccctcctgtctccttcgggtcaatttgacccgattcaatgtttaatgtcggtgttctttcgggagtcaacaaacaaacataaagtacctcatacttaaacttggaaaacaatattaattctaataattttctggagattttaatagctggggtcatattgacctcaagggtaaaatatgttagtaaatataaaggtaacaggagggttaaacattgaatcgggtcatattgacccgaaggcgacaggagggtgaaacattgaatcgggtcaaattgacccgaaggcaacacaagggttaaaaaaaaaatatatatatttaaaaaggctCTTCATGTGATAATTCAGCTCCAGGATGCAGACGGCGGAGCGACGGCTGctcaaatctaatcaaatcatAGTATCCAGACATCAAACTCCCTGCCAAGGAGATTGTCTTTGACCCctggttgacctttgacctttgaaacagtgttttgtcatatttaaattgtttgatGTGGTGGGTTAGGGTATCAAAAAGGTAGTAAATAGAGGTTTTGATGGCCAAGACTTTgcaaaacatgtataaaaaataGGGAGAAAAATATCAATTGTATGGAGTTTTATAATCTGTATAGATATATGTGGATTACGTCCCTGTGCTTTGTCTCGACTTTGAAATGTGCATTATTAGCCGTGCCATACGTCTTGTAATCTGACAGTTTTGTGACGTCCTCGAGGAGGAAAAGCTCGAGCCGACAGGAAGTGACTGTTTCAGGTGGTTTTGTTTCCACACGGGGAGGAAGCCTGtaaaaaagaaacacttttaaaagcGGAAAGTTTCACACTTTGGGATATATGCTTATTATTACTTTCTGAATTAGCAAGACGGTAATATATTGTGACCAAATGGTGTATTGTACATGTTTTATACTCGGAAGTCTTCTGTATTCTTTTTCTAACACCATGCCACTAAAGCTCAGCAAAAAAACCATAACAAATGTGTTAAAACTGGACGGAAGAAAAGCTGCAATTATATGTAGAAATCCCAAATGTTGCACCGTAGAGCGGCCTTCACACTTTGGTTTTATACGGATCAAACAAAcctgtaatatttatatttcattagtTCCCTTTAGGGCGGCTGGGAGGAGGATTAGTCACAGCGACGTTGTGAACGTgcctcctttgttgttgttgttgttgttgattgaattatttttctttcagatTCTGATGGAGAATTTAGTCTGGATTAAAAGTGAAACGTAAAAGAAATGTACACATTTATTAAAGAATGTGTGCGATACTGTTTTAAGGGTTGACTTTATTTTCTCTTCTAAATATTTAATTgcatataaattaaataaaacttaGTCCAGAGGTCCTGAGCTATTGAACGTGTTGGAATgggcaaaatatatttttatgtcaCATTCAACATGTTTCAACTACACCGACATTCTAAATTAGGCCAttttaaaagactttaaaaaaattagttAATGGCAAACTGACTTTGAAGAAAGTTTAGAATGCAATTTAAATCTAATTAAAGTGTAAAAGTATAATATACCATATTAAAAAAGTCATATTATAGGCcttataatattgtattgtataggATGATATTCATTACATACTAGAGGCCCGTTAGGATTTTATACCAACACAGGaatataaaaacacttttttttaaatttcttgtCATGTCTGATGAACAGAAGAAttgggaaagagagaaaagtgcACAGggttattttacattttgtgcGCACACTCACAGGGAAGTCTCCGAGCAGACGATTCCTCTGTCCTTGAAGGTTCCCAAAGTTCCTCCGTCCTGTGTCCTTGAAGGTTCCCCCCGTCCTGTGTCCTTGAAGCCGAGTGGCTACACGTCAAAGTTCCCAGAGACTCACGACACAACGAGTTGTATAAAACTGTCATTACAGTGATTTATTATAATGAACCATGAAAATAGCCAACCAGTGCAGTGTCTGTGAGTCTCTCCCctccacacaaacaaacactcgcacacaaaaaaaggaaaagagacaCAAGTTGAAGAGTCCAGAGAAATGGGgggcaaaaaaattaaaataataatgctaCAGTCACAGAAACATTCAGCTTTGCCAAGAAGAGCGTTCATATTTACAACCAAATGTGAAAAAGAACAGGATGGGAGCAAATTGTACAAgcatagaaaaagaaaagaagcaaatATTTTCAACCTGTTCCTGGTGAAAGCTGGAGTAACCACCTATACCTTAAATTACACTTTCTACAAATAACCATTGATATTCAAAAATAAACCGCTAACGTCCTACCTGTGGGCGGGGCCACACTACCTCagaagaccacacacacacacacacagtacaagaACTCACGCGCACATTCACACCCTGTAACGctcgcacacacgtacacacacacacacacacacacacaaagtgcagCCTCCCAGGACGTTGAGGCAGGATCCCAGAAACGGGTCTTTTTTCTGAATCTGCAGCGGTGAACAGATATTTTGTTGTTAGACAGGAATACAAAAAATAagtgttaattttttttctctatacaaaaaaaacctttctcTTTGCTATAGTGAGCCACTAGATTATAACAAATAAATGCTGTGGAGAGCAGACGACagacgagagagagatgaggaagtAAAAACGAGTAACTGacaaaaggaggaagaagaggatgaaggagaagaagagggtatAGGCTGGAATGTCCATTGATCAACAAAGTGCAGGGGCCTTACAACGGGgtccaaacaagacacagaacagagaacTTTTCCTCTCCATCACGGGAAGGATATATAAAAACAACCGGAGGCCGGAGCGCGGGCTAAGAGCACCAGGGGCATCGTCCATCTTCAGCGTTTAGCAGTTTGTCTTGAAGATCGTGTCGCTGTCCGTTTTCTCTTCTTCTAAAATGTTTTGTCCTCGTTTTTGaagtatttctttaaaaagttgTCCTTTTATCCCACAATCGGCTGTTTTTCCACTGGCCATGTGTTCAGGTTCATAGAAAACATATCTACAGCTTATGATACAGGCCCCTCGTCCCCGGCCGAgttctatgggggggggggggggggggggggtcagtgccacCCTGTGCTCAGGTACCCCGAGCTGTGGAACGGGGTTGAGGACGTAGGAGCTCCACGAGTCCCAGAAGGCATCTGGGAGGCGGCGGCCTGGGCCTGACCTTGTTGAGTCtgttggggagggggagggggaggggggggcagtcCGGTCTGCTGAAGGGATTGGGGGTACGTCGACGGGGGCGCCGAAGGGTTGGCGGCGGCGCACGGGTGAAAGGCCCCCAAGTTCTGAAAGTGGTGGGGCTGCATCTGGGCGttggtcgagggggcggggggagggggagggggaggcgggggaggggtgaGCGACAGCAGGGTGCTGCTCGCCGTAGGCTGCTGCTGGCAGGTCTGGACctgcgggggaggaggaggaggaggaggaggggaggtggtTAGCATGAGCTGGTGCTGCTGGATGGGCGTCGGCTGCAGGTTGCCGTGCAGCAGGGCGGGGCCGGGCATCGGGTGcaggggcggaggggggggcggcggcgggggaGCTGCCGAGCTCTGATAGTGCACGCTGTGGGACATAGTCTGCATCAGGGGCTGAGCGCCGGGGGGGTAGGAGGTGGCGCCGGCGGGTTTGAACACGGAGAACGGTCCGACGGGGGAGGGGCTCTGGCCGGGGAAGTACACCGCGGAGGCcggtggtgctggtggaggagggggaggagggggcggagcactCTGCGCGTTGTACTGGGCGAAAGGAGCCGGGCCGGTCTGCGCCGGGGGCTGGGCGGGGAACAGCGCCCTCTGGCTGCGGTAGGAGGAGCTCTGGGGCTGAGGcttgggagagaggaggagggaggctccGGGGTAGAGGACCGGAGAGGAGGGCAGCGGGGCGGGATGCAGCTTGGTGGGAGTCAGAGGAGCCGGTTTGGGTCCCGCGGGCTTGCTCGCCGCCGGCGCCGGCTGGCCGGTCGGATTCGGCGTCCGGGGCCGACCGTCGCCGTCTTCCTCCTTCGCCGGCCGACCGGGAGGCGGAGCGACGGGAGCGGGCGAGCAGGGCTGAGGGAGGAGAGCGAGAAGGAGTCACGCGGCCGCCGGCGCCTCGCCGGGTCGGGTCGACCTCGGGCATTTTAAACGTTCCCTTACCGTGTGGGTCGGGGTCTTCTGAAGACTTGGAGATGGGCAATCTCTCAGTGCGGGCGTATCACCCCCCTCCGTCTCACCATCTGTATGAAAAAGGAGATTTTTTAGTATAAAACCAAAAACATTGatgcaaacaaacataaagagtTAAAGTTGACCAGGTGAGTTAGTATTCTCACCTGTGTCTTTGTCCTTGCTGAGCAGCAGCGCTCGGTGGTAGCTGCGTTCTCGGGCCTGCTCCACAGACGTAGACGACGTCCTGGAAAATATTTAAAGATCACAACAAACTTATTACCTATTATAATTTTAAATAGGGCCAAGATAATAAAAATAGTTTGGAGCAGGAAAAAGACAAgagcaaacaaaaaacactcaaTCTAAATAAACAAATCTGCCTATATACGACTATATGAATGAAATGAACATCTGGACGACTGAAGATCAAACCTCTTCTCAGAAATACCTAAAAGAAAAGCCAATATACTTCTTGAGCTGACCATAAACTTTAAGGAGTTGAAAAAGCTCGAGGTCGAAGCTTTGAGGGAGATTGATAAAACGGGTCAGAGGCTTGAATATTAATGTATGATTAACACGTTGAAGGTTTTGGGAATTTCTTAAAGGaagtggagaaagaaaaaagaatcccCTGACGTCTTCGAGGTATGTGTGTGCGAGTATGTCTGgagcgcagtgtgtgtgtgtgtgaggccacgccccctctccaggTCTGAAAACACAGGCGCTCTTTCATGGGTTTAAAGGTAGTTTATATAATTATAGGGAGTCAACAGTCTGAAGCCTGAATGTAAACCGGTTGTCGAGGCTGTAACCGgttgtttaattatttaatttgaccTCAATACAAGATATCTATTATACACGACATGAGCTACTGGATGAGAACAAAAGGGCCTCTAATGGTTTGTTGTGGAAGTAGTTGTGAAACGTACCACTgtgcctctcctccttccttctcttccttctctccagACACCTCCGCCTCCTCACTCGTCTGGGGCTCTTTCGCtgcggtgggggtgggggtggtggcgTTGCAGAGGGGAGTGGGAGCAGGGGGTAGAGGAGACTCGCTGGTGGTCTCCGACGCGACCGGGAAGGGCTCCGCGGTCAGAGGCGGCGCGGCGGACACGGGAGAGCCGCACTCGGTCTTGGAGCCGCTGCGGCGAGCTTCCCGCTGACGCTTCCTGTACTCCAGCAGGGAAACCTGGAGAGGGGCAGAAAGCATCGCGAGCTCAACGCCAGTCGGGAACAAAGAGCACGCGTCACGCtcggccagcagagggcagcactGGGTCGGCTACCGAGACAAAGAGCAGCTCAGCGGGGTTCAGTCCCTCCGCTCACGTGAACTGCATTCTCTAATTCTCATATTCTTTGCTCTTCTATCCTCTCGTGTTTTATATTGTGCTCTCTCTATTCACAATGTATTCTGCATTGTTATCCCAGAAGATTTTGTGAAATAAAGCACAAGCTACAATCAAATATTAACATATTTACAGCTGAACACTCGGCATGTTATTAACGTTGCTCGCTCACCTTTTTCTTCTGCGGGGGGTTCTGTGCCGACCCCCCTCCCTCGCCAGAGCCGTCCCCATTCAGCGAGCGTGAGAAGCCGAGCGCACTTCCCTCCTCGGTGCAGGGGTAAAACAGCGGCCCCTGGCCTTCACTGAAGGGGGGCTGAGCGCCAACCAATGACACGGTCAcgaccgcggcggcggcggtggcggtggcCCCGACGGCGGTGGCcccgacggcggcggcggcccctgCTGCAGCCCCAGCTGCAGCCTCAGGCCTGAAGGGAGACACCAGAGGCTCCAGGGTGTGCGAGGGGGTGAGGTCCCTTAAGTTCGAGTTGACTGGAGAGAAGTTCAGGCCAGCTGGTCCAGTCGGGACTCTCTCTGGGCTTTTTATCCAGCCGGTAAAAGAGGAAGCACACGtttctgcagaggaggaggtggaggaggaggaggaggaggaggaggaggaggaggaggcggcctcAGTACTCCCctccacaaccacaaccacaaccacagcCTCTGCCTTGTCCTCGCCACAGTCCATGGGCTCGGCGGCCGGAGGCTGTGGACTTTCAGGAACCGGCGGCTTGACTTCCGGCGGGGTGGCGTCCGAACTGGGAGCCATGGCGGTGGGCGAGGAGACCAACGACGGAGGACGATCGGCCTGGAACAGGAAGGAGGAATCAACATAAAGGGACGgtcacaacaaaaataaaaaaaattaagaacatTCATCCtacttttgaaaaataaagtacatttgCGAGGACGGTCTGTACTGAGGAATCATACATTACGAGTTGTTTACCTGACAATGaaacacaatataatataactatTGACGCCGTCCGTCGCTCACCTCTTGCACACTGGGTTTCCGGCTGACCTCTGGGGAGCTCTCCACTGAAGATTCACTCTGTGGAACAAGAACAGACTCAGCTCCAGTTCTCTCACTCGCGTCAAAGCACCGTGCGGGTGATCCCCGGCCTCACCTCCTGAAGGACATTAAGTGTCTGTGTTGGGGTGCTGGGCAGGGGGGGCTCCGCACTGGGCTCCTCTGTGCGGGGCCGCGGCGGGGTGGCCATTAAGATGGGGGTGGCGGGCGCCTCCGGTTGCTCGGCCCTGGTGGGCGTGGCACAAGGGGAGCCGTAGGGAGTCGAGCTCTCGGACATGCAGGTCTCCAACGGACTCAGCCGCCGCTTTTTCAAAGGTGTGGGCAACTCTGTGGGGAGAGAAGTGCGGCGCGTGCGATTTTAGCCGAGCCGTTCATCCAGTATTTACAGATATAGTTTGTGAACTTCTAATCTAGATGTAGTTCATGATTAGAGTCTTAAAATGTGGATTTAAAAAAGTCTTGTTTTCTCATTTTGTGATGCGTGTATTCCACCTGGCGACCTACCTGGTAGGCAGCAGATGCCATTGTAGGGCAGGGGGCTGTCAGAGTCTCCGTTGATGGTGGGGCTGAGAGGACCCTCGCTGGGCATGAGGAGGCTCGGTCGTCTGGCCGGGCTGGtggagccctcctcctccagagcttGCTTCAACCATCTCTgtaagaaggagcaggaggtcaGTAAGCCGACACCGACTGCAGCTAAATACCGATAATAATCCTCATGTATATTTCTAAAGCAGTACCTTCTTGCAGGAGCCGGTGGTCGGCGGCGTTTCGGGCAGTTCTCTGGACCGCCGTCTCCCAGTGGGGACGCCGGGCGTCGTGGGGCTGCGGGTCGCCAGGAATG
This is a stretch of genomic DNA from Pseudoliparis swirei isolate HS2019 ecotype Mariana Trench chromosome 10, NWPU_hadal_v1, whole genome shotgun sequence. It encodes these proteins:
- the kmt2e gene encoding inactive histone-lysine N-methyltransferase 2E isoform X3, whose translation is MSIVIPVGVDTADTSYLDMAAGSDRPESVEASPVVVEKSSYPHQIYSSTSHHSHSYIGLPYADHNYGARPPPTPPASPPPSMLIRQGEGGLFVPGGQDEASRGTTLSTSEDGSYGADITRCICGFTHDDGYMICCDKCSAWQHIDCMGIDRQNIPETYLCERCQPRHLDRERAILLQTRKRECLSDGDTSATESGDEVPLELYSTFQHTPTTITLTTGRLGHKQTDKKCKKSGDKEPPASSARAKKAFREGSRKSSRVKGAAPEQEPTEHPSLWENKLKTWMERYEEASSNQYSEDVQVLLRVKEQGDGKSLAYNTHPASFKPPVESQVQKNKKILKAVRDLPPDSLIIEYRGKFMLRQQFEANGYFFKRPYPFVLFYSKFDGLEMCVDARSFGNEARFIRRSCTPNSEVRHVVEDGMLHLYIYSLRPIAKGTEITIGFDYDYGSCKYKVDCACVKGNQECPVLKHNLEPTENLGSGGRRRGSRKDKETVRDDLGQNQNMGLDGDGKSKSVGDGKQRKLSPLRLSISNNQDPELYEDLEDKTSVSNEVEMESEEQIAERRRKMANPEEQSHLPVGAASSWKGLKHKETREERKMEAILQAFARMEKREKRREQALERIGGVKTEVGGRSDIKEEPPATPEMADSPTVMQPLLEVKEEPGLKPAKVKSSRNRKSFSRNRTHIGQQRRRARTISTCSDLAPGSPTESVEPLTSEAPEGEMLTPPEPEAILDEAPDSSPPHSSSPAPDRNRNGSKNFKTKKHFMSEWVGEKMQDLGAVRTPEPVPERPLRISSDPEVLATQLNALPGMACSPQVYSTPKHYVRFSSPFLATRSPTTPGVPTGRRRSRELPETPPTTGSCKKRWLKQALEEEGSTSPARRPSLLMPSEGPLSPTINGDSDSPLPYNGICCLPELPTPLKKRRLSPLETCMSESSTPYGSPCATPTRAEQPEAPATPILMATPPRPRTEEPSAEPPLPSTPTQTLNVLQESESSVESSPEVSRKPSVQEADRPPSLVSSPTAMAPSSDATPPEVKPPVPESPQPPAAEPMDCGEDKAEAVVVVVVVEGSTEAASSSSSSSSSSSSTSSSAETCASSFTGWIKSPERVPTGPAGLNFSPVNSNLRDLTPSHTLEPLVSPFRPEAAAGAAAGAAAAVGATAVGATATAAAAVVTVSLVGAQPPFSEGQGPLFYPCTEEGSALGFSRSLNGDGSGEGGGSAQNPPQKKKVSLLEYRKRQREARRSGSKTECGSPVSAAPPLTAEPFPVASETTSESPLPPAPTPLCNATTPTPTAAKEPQTSEEAEVSGEKEEKEGGEAQWTSSTSVEQARERSYHRALLLSKDKDTDGETEGGDTPALRDCPSPSLQKTPTHTPCSPAPVAPPPGRPAKEEDGDGRPRTPNPTGQPAPAASKPAGPKPAPLTPTKLHPAPLPSSPVLYPGASLLLSPKPQPQSSSYRSQRALFPAQPPAQTGPAPFAQYNAQSAPPPPPPPPPAPPASAVYFPGQSPSPVGPFSVFKPAGATSYPPGAQPLMQTMSHSVHYQSSAAPPPPPPPPPLHPMPGPALLHGNLQPTPIQQHQLMLTTSPPPPPPPPPQVQTCQQQPTASSTLLSLTPPPPPPPPPPAPSTNAQMQPHHFQNLGAFHPCAAANPSAPPSTYPQSLQQTGLPPPPPPPPQQTQQGQAQAAASQMPSGTRGAPTSSTPFHSSGYLSTGWH
- the kmt2e gene encoding inactive histone-lysine N-methyltransferase 2E isoform X5; the encoded protein is MSIVIPVGVDTADTSYLDMAAGSDRPESVEASPVVVEKSSYPHQIYSSTSHHSHSYIGLPYADHNYGARPPPTPPASPPPSMLIRQGEGGLFVPGGQDEASRGTTLSTSEDGSYGADITRCICGFTHDDGYMICCDKCSAWQHIDCMGIDRQNIPETYLCERCQPRHLDRERAILLQTRKRECLSDGDTSATESGDEVPLELYSTFQHTPTTITLTTGRLGHKQTDKKCKKSGDKEPPASSARAKKAFREGSRKSSRVKGAAPEQEPTEHPSLWENKLKTWMERYEEASSNQYSEDVQVLLRVKEQGDGKSLAYNTHPASFKPPVEDLHSCQSVSLLQSQVQKNKKILKAVRDLPPDSLIIEYRGKFMLRQQFEANGYFFKRPYPFVLFYSKFDGLEMCVDARSFGNEARFIRRSCTPNSEVRHVVEDGMLHLYIYSLRPIAKGTEITIGFDYDYGSCKYKVDCACVKGNQECPVLKHNLEPTENLGSGGRRRGSRKDKETVRDDLGQNQNMGLDGDGKSKSVGDGKQRKLSPLRLSISNNQDPELYEDLEDKTSVSNEVEMESEEQIAERRRKMTREERKMEAILQAFARMEKREKRREQALERIGGVKTEVGGRSDIKEEPPATPEMADSPTVMQPLLEVKEEPGLKPAKVKSSRNRKSFSRNRTHIGQQRRRARTISTCSDLAPGSPTESVEPLTSEAPEGEMLTPPEPEAILDEAPDSSPPHSSSPAPDRNRNGSKNFKTKKHFMSEWVGEKMQDLGAVRTPEPVPERPLRISSDPEVLATQLNALPGMACSPQVYSTPKHYVRFSSPFLATRSPTTPGVPTGRRRSRELPETPPTTGSCKKRWLKQALEEEGSTSPARRPSLLMPSEGPLSPTINGDSDSPLPYNGICCLPELPTPLKKRRLSPLETCMSESSTPYGSPCATPTRAEQPEAPATPILMATPPRPRTEEPSAEPPLPSTPTQTLNVLQESESSVESSPEVSRKPSVQEADRPPSLVSSPTAMAPSSDATPPEVKPPVPESPQPPAAEPMDCGEDKAEAVVVVVVVEGSTEAASSSSSSSSSSSSTSSSAETCASSFTGWIKSPERVPTGPAGLNFSPVNSNLRDLTPSHTLEPLVSPFRPEAAAGAAAGAAAAVGATAVGATATAAAAVVTVSLVGAQPPFSEGQGPLFYPCTEEGSALGFSRSLNGDGSGEGGGSAQNPPQKKKVSLLEYRKRQREARRSGSKTECGSPVSAAPPLTAEPFPVASETTSESPLPPAPTPLCNATTPTPTAAKEPQTSEEAEVSGEKEEKEGGEAQWTSSTSVEQARERSYHRALLLSKDKDTDGETEGGDTPALRDCPSPSLQKTPTHTPCSPAPVAPPPGRPAKEEDGDGRPRTPNPTGQPAPAASKPAGPKPAPLTPTKLHPAPLPSSPVLYPGASLLLSPKPQPQSSSYRSQRALFPAQPPAQTGPAPFAQYNAQSAPPPPPPPPPAPPASAVYFPGQSPSPVGPFSVFKPAGATSYPPGAQPLMQTMSHSVHYQSSAAPPPPPPPPPLHPMPGPALLHGNLQPTPIQQHQLMLTTSPPPPPPPPPQVQTCQQQPTASSTLLSLTPPPPPPPPPPAPSTNAQMQPHHFQNLGAFHPCAAANPSAPPSTYPQSLQQTGLPPPPPPPPQQTQQGQAQAAASQMPSGTRGAPTSSTPFHSSGYLSTGWH